In Salinibacterium sp. dk2585, a single window of DNA contains:
- a CDS encoding FHA domain-containing protein, with protein MREHWYRPGGEGWMTFAASGTLLAVEPSQHLQVAELWHALEGGFQRVLDTLTEKGFSATPSFALLAWSDAGELRAIVRGPAKLRVESREGERSLDGTGVSTWSEMLFGRDTRFELELPGTPEGNALPLVAGAVTAVRVSSDAQAAERPLETAAPAPAAAPTAATPPPAPVPETTVADVWDEENDNMLGESSETQELDELLGATIHRSDAAEHPPVPGAAQAAGDHDGMTIVAGDLRRLRAERRAAASATPPEAPPQQATLRLELSNGTVETLDQTVIVGRSPSANKVSGGALPRLVTIPGDKDISRNHVQFAVEGDTVVVTDLHSRNGTQVVLPGRAPQQLRQGEPTTIIVGTLVDLGGGVTLTLREGA; from the coding sequence GTGAGAGAGCACTGGTACCGACCGGGAGGCGAAGGGTGGATGACCTTCGCTGCGTCTGGCACGCTCCTCGCTGTCGAGCCGAGTCAGCATCTCCAGGTGGCCGAACTCTGGCACGCACTCGAGGGCGGTTTCCAACGCGTGCTCGACACCCTGACGGAGAAAGGCTTCTCGGCCACGCCGTCCTTCGCGCTCCTCGCATGGTCGGATGCCGGCGAGCTGCGCGCGATCGTGCGTGGGCCGGCGAAGCTGCGGGTGGAGTCGCGGGAGGGCGAACGGTCGCTCGACGGCACGGGCGTCTCGACCTGGAGTGAGATGCTCTTCGGCCGCGACACGCGATTCGAACTCGAGCTGCCCGGCACCCCCGAGGGGAACGCGCTTCCCCTCGTCGCGGGCGCAGTGACGGCTGTTCGGGTCAGTTCGGATGCCCAGGCCGCCGAACGGCCCCTGGAGACCGCCGCACCGGCACCGGCGGCGGCTCCGACGGCCGCTACGCCGCCACCCGCGCCGGTCCCTGAGACCACGGTCGCCGACGTCTGGGACGAAGAGAACGACAACATGCTCGGTGAGTCCTCTGAGACGCAGGAGCTCGATGAACTGCTCGGGGCGACGATTCACCGCAGCGACGCCGCGGAGCATCCGCCGGTCCCGGGCGCGGCGCAGGCAGCTGGCGATCACGACGGCATGACGATCGTGGCGGGAGACCTGCGGCGACTCCGCGCGGAGCGCCGTGCCGCGGCATCCGCGACTCCACCCGAGGCGCCGCCGCAGCAGGCGACGCTGCGGCTCGAACTCTCCAACGGCACCGTAGAGACGCTCGACCAGACCGTCATCGTCGGGCGCTCGCCGAGCGCCAACAAAGTGTCGGGCGGCGCGCTGCCGCGACTCGTCACGATTCCCGGCGACAAGGACATCTCGCGCAATCACGTGCAGTTCGCGGTCGAGGGCGACACGGTCGTCGTGACTGACCTGCATTCGCGCAACGGCACCCAGGTGGTCCTGCCGGGCCGCGCTCCCCAGCAGCTTCGGCAGGGCGAACCGACGACCATCATCGTCGGCACGCTCGTCGACCTCGGGGGCGGCGTCACCCTGACCCTGCGTGAGGGAGCCTGA